The proteins below are encoded in one region of Paracoccus methylovorus:
- the arsB gene encoding ACR3 family arsenite efflux transporter: MSLFERYLTLWVALCIVAGLALGALLPGVFTALANLEYASVNLIVAVLIWAMVYPMMVAVDLSSLKSVGQRPKGLIITVVINWLIKPFTMAALGVLFFQYLFAGLIDGDKASEYIAGLILLGAAPCTAMVFVWSQMTKGDANYTLVQVSLNDLIMVVAFAPIVAFLLGVTDIAVPWETLILSTVLYVFIPLVAGAVTRSALIRQGGEAAVAAFTARIKPGSMMGLLLTVVLLFGFQGPVILAQPGLIALLAVPIIIQSYGIFALGYGWAYLWRLPHKIAAPCALIGTSNFFELAVAVAIGLFGLNSGAALVTVVGVLVEVPVMLSLVAFANRTRGSFPQ; encoded by the coding sequence ATGAGCCTGTTTGAACGCTATCTGACCCTTTGGGTCGCGCTATGCATTGTAGCCGGGCTGGCGCTTGGCGCCCTGTTGCCCGGTGTTTTCACCGCTCTCGCAAATCTGGAATACGCGTCCGTCAATCTGATCGTCGCGGTTCTGATCTGGGCGATGGTCTATCCGATGATGGTGGCGGTTGACCTGTCGTCGCTGAAATCGGTCGGGCAACGGCCCAAGGGCCTGATCATCACGGTGGTGATCAACTGGCTGATCAAGCCGTTCACGATGGCAGCGCTTGGGGTACTGTTCTTCCAGTACCTTTTTGCCGGGCTGATCGATGGTGACAAAGCATCCGAATACATTGCGGGGCTGATCCTGCTGGGCGCTGCACCCTGCACAGCGATGGTGTTCGTCTGGTCGCAGATGACCAAGGGCGACGCAAATTACACGCTGGTGCAGGTTTCACTGAACGACCTGATTATGGTTGTGGCCTTTGCGCCGATCGTAGCTTTCCTGCTGGGCGTCACCGATATCGCTGTGCCGTGGGAGACGCTGATCCTGTCGACCGTCCTTTATGTTTTCATCCCGTTGGTGGCCGGGGCGGTGACGCGATCTGCCCTGATCAGGCAGGGCGGCGAGGCGGCGGTTGCAGCCTTTACCGCCCGCATCAAGCCCGGCTCTATGATGGGCCTCTTGTTGACCGTGGTCCTGTTGTTCGGCTTTCAGGGGCCGGTAATTCTGGCGCAACCGGGGCTGATTGCTCTGTTGGCGGTGCCGATCATTATCCAGTCCTATGGCATATTCGCGCTGGGCTACGGTTGGGCCTATCTTTGGCGGCTTCCGCACAAGATTGCCGCCCCGTGCGCGCTGATCGGCACGTCGAACTTCTTTGAACTGGCAGTTGCCGTGGCCATCGGCCTGTTCGGGCTGAACTCGGGCGCGGCACTGGTGACGGTGGTTGGCGTGCTGGTTGAGGTGCCGGTGATGCTG
- a CDS encoding ArsR/SmtB family transcription factor: protein MLADSSPLADMDDQRLADLAKSLAHPARIRILRLLLATPGCIGGDIVDAVGLAQSTVSEHLRILKSARVITGEISGPRVCYALNPEALSLLAGFVASLNLPANDACCVPLPKAAP, encoded by the coding sequence ATGCTTGCCGACTCTTCGCCCCTTGCAGATATGGACGATCAGAGACTGGCGGATCTGGCCAAGTCGCTCGCGCATCCGGCACGCATCCGCATTCTGCGCCTTCTGCTCGCCACCCCCGGCTGTATCGGTGGCGACATTGTCGATGCCGTCGGCCTCGCGCAATCGACCGTGTCCGAGCATCTGCGCATCCTGAAATCTGCCCGGGTGATCACCGGCGAAATCTCTGGCCCCCGCGTGTGCTATGCGCTGAACCCGGAGGCACTGTCTCTACTGGCGGGTTTTGTCGCATCGCTCAATCTACCCGCCAATGACGCCTGCTGCGTCCCCCTACCGAAAGCCGCCCCATGA